A single genomic interval of Epinephelus fuscoguttatus linkage group LG22, E.fuscoguttatus.final_Chr_v1 harbors:
- the fgf23 gene encoding fibroblast growth factor 23, with the protein MDVNRRLGVRDTVLALLLAVLQGFHLGESVPNPSPLVGSNWGNPRRYVHLQTSTDLNNFYLEIRLDGTVRRTTVRSSYSVILLKAETRERVAILGVKSSRYLCMDLEGNPFSSPICLRDDCLFNHRLLENNRDVYYSSRTGILFNLEGSRQVFTAGQNLPQTSLFLPKKNTVPLERLLLHREKRNQVVDPSDPHSVYMGQTEEGSDSRAVPEDDADLEVEVEVEVEAGDDGRNVSRETPLAPSTHDPWNVHSSNSGSPRSTGTMG; encoded by the exons ATGGACGTCAACAGGAGACTGGGGGTGAGGGACACTGTGCTGGCGCTTCTACTCGCCGTGCTCCAGGGGTTTCATCTCGGGGAATCAGTCCCGAATCCGTCACCGCTTGTGGGATCCAACTGGGGGAACCCGAGGAGATACGTCCACCTGCAGACATCCACAGACCTCAACAACTTCTACTTGGAGATCAGATTAGATGGCACAGTGCGCAGAACCACAGTCAGGAGTTCATAta GTGTGATTTTACTGAAAGCTGAAACAAGGGAGCGCGTCGCCATCCTCGGGGTCAAAAGTAGCCGTTACCTCTGTATGGATTTGGAGGGCAACCCATTCAGCTCT CCCATCTGCCTCAGGGACGACTGTCTGTTCAACCACAGACTCCTGGAGAACAACCGGGACGTGTACTACTCCAGCCGGACCGGCATCCTCTTCAACCTGGAGGGCTCCCGGCAGGTGTTCACCGCGGGCCAGAACCTGCCGCAGACCTCCCTCTTCCTGCCCAAGAAGAACACGGTGCCGCTGGAGCGCCTCCTGCTGCACAGGGAGAAGAGGAACCAGGTGGTGGATCCCTCCGACCCGCACAGCGTCTACATGGGTCAGACCGAGGAGGGCTCGGACTCTCGGGCCGTGCCGGAGGACGACGCCgatctggaggtggaggtagaggtggaggtggaggccGGGGACGACGGGCGCAACGTGTCCCGGGAGACGCCGCTGGCTCCGTCCACCCACGACCCCTGGAACGTGCACTCCTCTAACTCGGGCAGCCCCCGGAGCACCGGGACCATGGGGTGA